In Calonectris borealis chromosome Z, bCalBor7.hap1.2, whole genome shotgun sequence, a single genomic region encodes these proteins:
- the CER1 gene encoding cerberus — translation MSRLLLQLLALSCLGATEPHGDSPQRTSRWPFQHLFYLDKNLPKSQSFRELVGENPVGVEETLGEPSFFVAIPQTASESEKQEEKKMSRFILPNVELHANQDLRTWAAPREISPVENFSPSHYSSKREAEPPYRKDAKKFWDHFMLKKNSASEEVVLPIKTNEMHQENCRTLPFSQGVTHESCEKVMVQNNLCFGKCSSFHVPGPEDRLYTFCSHCLPSKFSMKRLDLNCTSSVPVVKEVMIVEECECETQKIKDPAIGSLRSDLHTNVHEHN, via the exons ATGTCACGGCTCCTCCTTCAGCTGTTAGCGCTCTCATGTCTGGGAGCCACAGAGCCCCATGGAGATTCACCGCAAAGGACAAGCAGGTGGCCATTTCAGCACCTTTTCTATCTGGACAAAAATCTGCCTAAAAGTCAGAGTTTTCGTGAGCTGGTGGGGGAAAACCCAGTAGGTGTTGAGGAAACCCTGGGAGAACCAAGCTTTTTTGTAGCAATTCCACAGACAGCATCTGAAAgtgagaagcaggaggagaaaaaaatgtccaGATTCATCCTTCCCAATGTAGAACTCCATGCAAACCAAGACCTGAGAACATGGGCAGCACCCAGAGAGATCTCTCCTGTGGAAAACTTCTCTCCATCCCACTATTCCAGCAAGAGGGAGGCTGAACCTCCCTATAGGAAAGATGCAAAGAAATTTTGGGACCACTTCATGTTAAAGAAAAATTCAGCGTCTGAAGAGGTTGTCCTGCCAATCAAGACCAATGAAATGCaccaagaaaactgcagaaccctGCCTTTTTCCCAG GGTGTTACTCATGAGAGCTGTGAGAAGGTGATGGTACAGAATAATCTGTGTTTTGGAAAATGTAGTTCCTTTCATGTTCCTGGTCCAGAAGATCGTCTTTATACCTTTTGTTCTCACTGCTTGCCCAGCAAGTTCTCCATGAAGCGCCTGGATCTCAACTGCACCAGTTCTGTCCCAGTAGTCAAAGAAGTCATGATTGTAGAAGAGTGTGAATGTGAGACTCAGAAAATTAAAGACCCCGCGATTGGATCTCTACGGTCAGACTTGCATACAAATGTACATGAGCACAATTAA